ACAGGCATCGGTCAGCAGTTACAGCGCTGTAAAATTCTATGCCGCTCTCGGGGCAAAAATGATTGTACTCGCAAGAGAGCTTACCATTGAACAGGTACGCCATATTACGAATAGCATAAAGGCAGACGGGCTGGATGTGCAGATTGAATGCTTTGTTCACGGCGCCATGTGCGTTGCCGTATCGGGGCGTTGTTTCATGTCACAGGATCTGTTCGGCCGCTCGGCAAACCGTGGTCAGTGTGTGCAGCCGTGCCGTCGGGAGTATCTCATTACCGATCCGGAAGAGAAGGAGGAACTTGTGCTTGGAACAGATTATGTGATGAGTCCAAAGGATCTCTGTACGGTGGAATTTATTGATGTGCTGATGGATGCGGGAATAACCGCCTTCAAAATCGAAGGGAGAAGCCGCAGCCCGGAATATGTGCATACGGCCACAACAGCATACCGCAGCTCGATCGACTTCTGCACCACCCGCCGCAACGACCCGGAATTCAGAAATGAGTACAGCAAACTGACAACACAGCTCAAGGAGGAGCTTGCAACCGTTTACAACCGTGGATTTTCGAAAGGCTTTTATTTTGGCAAGCCTCTTGAAGAGTGGGTGAGGGAGTACGGTTCACTGGCCAAAGAGAAAAAGAGCTATATCGGTGAGGTACAGAAATATTATCCAAAAGTGGAGGTTGCCGAGATCCATATCCTGGCTCGCGGCCTTAAAAGCGGCGACAAACTCTCCATCCAGGGGGCAAAAACCGGTGTCGTCACCGCCTTTGCCGACTCCTTTTTAACCAATGACCG
The DNA window shown above is from Pelodictyon phaeoclathratiforme BU-1 and carries:
- a CDS encoding peptidase U32 family protein, with the translated sequence MLEKKVELIAPAGDMTGLLTALKAGADAVYFGAEGYNMRAGSSNFTPADFPAIKALCKEYNAKKYLALNTIVYDNELKKMTQTIAVAKRVGIDAIICSDMAVIEACRKAGIPFHISTQASVSSYSAVKFYAALGAKMIVLARELTIEQVRHITNSIKADGLDVQIECFVHGAMCVAVSGRCFMSQDLFGRSANRGQCVQPCRREYLITDPEEKEELVLGTDYVMSPKDLCTVEFIDVLMDAGITAFKIEGRSRSPEYVHTATTAYRSSIDFCTTRRNDPEFRNEYSKLTTQLKEELATVYNRGFSKGFYFGKPLEEWVREYGSLAKEKKSYIGEVQKYYPKVEVAEIHILARGLKSGDKLSIQGAKTGVVTAFADSFLTNDRPDLDAIKGDNVTLRCAKVRKHDKVYLLEKRA